In the Leptotrichia sp. oral taxon 212 genome, one interval contains:
- a CDS encoding glycogen synthase has product MKIVYLASEVYPFFKTGGLADVMQALPKKMQELGHEVSIIMPKYDKIPVKYLEKLEWVARLESHGDVFNLVKYPDEKISYYFIENKALYERGHVYGDNDEDVQYAMFSEMALRFLKEINLQADILHCNDWQTGPVPYFLNVRYNNDPFYWDMRTVYTIHNLMYQGRFSKFSFERMGYNIGGHDLNFMQIGIGYADVVNTVSPTYAEEIKYPYFSEGLEWITNAKKIYGVLNGINIEEFNPETNQDVINYNKETLIKKKENKYRLQEKLGLPKSDNVLISMVTRLVEGKGLDLVSAVLENLLQYDAVQIVILGSGDKFYEDYYNYLTVKYPDKFKVYLGYNPHLANEIYAGSDLFLMPSRYEPCGLSQMIAMRFGTIPIVRETGGLKDTVRPYNIFTDEGNGFSFTNFNADDMLFTIKVAEGIYYDKPEIWEKLVKRNMDLDFSWDKSAKEYLKLYELVKSW; this is encoded by the coding sequence TTGAAAATAGTTTATCTTGCCTCAGAAGTTTATCCTTTTTTTAAAACAGGAGGATTGGCTGATGTAATGCAGGCTTTACCTAAAAAAATGCAGGAATTAGGACATGAAGTATCCATAATAATGCCTAAATATGATAAAATTCCTGTAAAATATCTTGAAAAGCTGGAATGGGTAGCAAGACTGGAAAGCCATGGGGATGTTTTTAATCTGGTAAAATACCCTGATGAAAAAATAAGTTATTACTTTATTGAAAATAAGGCATTGTATGAAAGAGGGCATGTTTATGGAGATAATGATGAAGATGTTCAGTATGCAATGTTTTCAGAAATGGCATTAAGATTTTTAAAGGAAATTAATTTACAGGCTGATATTTTACATTGCAATGACTGGCAGACAGGCCCAGTACCTTATTTCCTTAACGTAAGATATAATAATGATCCTTTTTACTGGGATATGAGAACAGTTTATACAATACATAATTTAATGTATCAGGGAAGATTTTCAAAATTTTCATTTGAAAGAATGGGGTATAACATAGGTGGACATGATTTGAATTTTATGCAGATTGGAATAGGGTATGCAGATGTTGTAAATACTGTAAGTCCTACTTATGCAGAGGAAATAAAGTATCCTTATTTTAGCGAAGGACTGGAATGGATAACAAATGCCAAAAAGATTTATGGTGTATTAAATGGAATTAATATTGAGGAATTTAATCCTGAAACTAATCAGGATGTTATAAATTATAATAAGGAAACACTGATTAAGAAAAAGGAAAATAAATATAGGCTTCAGGAAAAACTTGGATTACCTAAATCAGATAATGTTCTGATTTCCATGGTGACAAGACTTGTGGAAGGAAAAGGGCTTGATCTTGTATCGGCAGTATTAGAAAATTTATTACAGTATGATGCTGTTCAGATAGTAATTTTAGGTAGTGGTGATAAATTCTATGAAGATTATTATAACTATCTTACAGTTAAATATCCTGATAAATTTAAAGTATATCTGGGATATAATCCGCATCTTGCAAATGAAATATATGCAGGAAGCGATTTATTTCTGATGCCTTCAAGATATGAACCTTGTGGGCTTAGCCAAATGATAGCAATGAGATTTGGAACAATACCTATTGTAAGGGAAACAGGAGGACTGAAAGATACTGTAAGACCATATAACATTTTTACTGATGAAGGAAATGGATTCTCATTTACTAACTTTAACGCAGATGATATGCTGTTTACAATAAAAGTTGCTGAAGGTATATATTATGACAAACCTGAGATTTGGGAAAAACTGGTAAAAAGAAATATGGATCTGGATTTTTCGTGGGATAAATCTGCAAAAGAATATTTGAAATTATATGAATTAGTAAAAAGCTGGTAA
- a CDS encoding shikimate kinase, with translation MKNINKNRMGRNIVLIGMPASGKSTIGKLLAKKMNYEYYDADRYLERKENVKISTLFSEKGEEYFRNLETKYLKELSQKNGIIISTGGGAVKREKNMQILGEKGIIVFLNRKIEDIAKENHEARPLLQNIDNIYKLYDERIELYNRYSNIIVENDGTLKEVTDRVVEEIEKIFEE, from the coding sequence ATGAAAAATATAAATAAAAATAGAATGGGAAGAAATATAGTTCTTATAGGAATGCCTGCAAGTGGAAAAAGTACAATTGGGAAACTTCTGGCAAAAAAGATGAATTATGAGTATTATGATGCGGATAGATATCTGGAAAGAAAAGAGAATGTAAAGATAAGTACTTTATTTTCTGAAAAAGGAGAAGAATATTTCAGAAATCTGGAAACAAAGTATTTGAAAGAATTGTCACAGAAAAATGGAATCATAATTTCTACAGGCGGAGGAGCAGTAAAGCGTGAAAAGAATATGCAAATACTTGGAGAAAAAGGTATAATCGTGTTTCTGAACAGAAAAATAGAAGATATTGCTAAGGAAAATCATGAAGCAAGACCTCTCTTACAGAATATAGATAATATTTACAAATTATATGATGAAAGAATAGAACTCTATAACAGGTATTCAAATATTATTGTAGAAAATGACGGAACGCTGAAAGAAGTGACTGATAGGGTAGTTGAAGAAATAGAAAAAATTTTTGAAGAATAA
- a CDS encoding C69 family dipeptidase, producing MKKFKKLFSLLTLFALFTQFSNYIFACTGVIVGKGLTTDGSYIFGRNEDFTAAADHNKNFVVHERGKNKPGEIFKDESNGFTYPLPETKYKYISVPDVTPEEGIFDEAGYNEFGVAIDATVSAEANEKIQKIDPYVKDGISESTMPTVILPYVKTAREGVLRLAEIIKTKGAAEGNVLVIADKKEMWYIEIYSGHQFVAIKYPDDKFSVFSNTYFLGTIDLNDKNNVIKSDDIEKVAKDAGSYISVNGKMHLAKSYAPEMTDGNRSRAYSGILQLNPKANITYKDKIYELFQTRDKKISVQDVMAVLRNRLENTNFTVAKRKQNTDTAKYPISNENGIETHIFQIKKDLPANVGGIIWLAMAGAKYSPFVPYYGNINTTYDTYHVKGTTYNADSFYWVAENVNINMENASADVKNKYLQKIKDFENRKITEQNILNKKIAKMSPKEAEKFATELALKNGKEAYELVKNEENSLKNNSFMNYK from the coding sequence ATGAAAAAATTTAAAAAGTTATTTTCACTTCTTACTCTGTTTGCATTGTTTACTCAATTTTCAAATTATATTTTTGCATGCACTGGGGTCATCGTAGGTAAAGGTTTGACAACAGATGGAAGCTATATTTTTGGAAGAAATGAAGATTTTACAGCTGCAGCTGATCATAATAAAAATTTTGTGGTTCATGAAAGAGGAAAAAATAAACCTGGAGAAATATTCAAGGATGAAAGTAATGGTTTTACATATCCTCTTCCTGAAACTAAATACAAATATATTTCTGTTCCTGATGTCACTCCTGAAGAAGGAATATTTGATGAAGCAGGATATAACGAATTTGGAGTGGCAATCGATGCTACAGTTTCAGCTGAAGCTAATGAAAAAATTCAGAAAATTGACCCTTACGTAAAGGACGGTATATCTGAATCTACTATGCCTACAGTTATTCTTCCATATGTAAAAACTGCAAGAGAAGGAGTTTTACGTCTGGCTGAAATCATTAAAACTAAGGGGGCTGCTGAGGGAAATGTACTCGTAATAGCTGACAAAAAAGAAATGTGGTATATTGAAATCTATTCAGGACATCAGTTTGTTGCAATAAAATATCCTGATGATAAATTTTCTGTATTCTCAAATACTTATTTTCTTGGAACTATTGACTTAAATGACAAAAATAACGTAATAAAATCTGATGATATAGAAAAAGTTGCAAAAGATGCCGGAAGTTACATTTCAGTGAATGGAAAAATGCATCTGGCAAAATCTTATGCCCCTGAAATGACAGATGGTAACCGTTCACGTGCCTATTCAGGAATTCTGCAGTTAAATCCAAAAGCAAATATTACATATAAAGATAAAATTTACGAACTTTTCCAAACTAGAGATAAGAAAATATCTGTACAGGATGTAATGGCTGTTTTAAGAAACCGTCTTGAAAATACAAACTTTACAGTTGCTAAAAGAAAACAGAATACTGATACTGCTAAATATCCTATAAGTAACGAAAATGGTATAGAAACTCATATTTTTCAAATTAAGAAAGATTTACCTGCAAATGTAGGAGGAATTATATGGCTTGCAATGGCTGGAGCTAAATATTCTCCATTTGTTCCTTATTATGGTAATATAAACACCACTTATGATACATATCACGTAAAAGGTACTACATATAATGCGGACTCTTTCTACTGGGTTGCAGAAAATGTAAATATTAATATGGAAAATGCTTCTGCTGATGTAAAAAATAAATATTTACAGAAAATTAAAGACTTTGAAAACAGAAAAATTACTGAACAAAATATTCTGAACAAAAAAATTGCAAAAATGTCACCTAAAGAAGCTGAAAAATTTGCAACTGAACTTGCCCTTAAAAATGGAAAAGAAGCATATGAACTTGTAAAAAATGAAGAAAATTCACTAAAAAATAATTCTTTTATGAATTATAAATAA
- a CDS encoding chorismate mutase — protein MKKLDLEEIRSRIDQIDRKLIELIEERLEIVREVALYKKENNMKIFDRKREEEVVDKNLSNVKNEELKHYIEIILKDIMDSSKEYQKFKIGSSKEYVNNLDFNGKKLGYTGVPGAYAYEVMINLLKNSKSLDVSTEVKAEEILSFNTHRELVEGVESGKIDFAILPIENSIVGEVRDSIDLINKRSIYIVGEVKHRIEHNLLGIKGSKIEDIKRVYSHEQALMQCSEFLGKYPEWEKVKMNNTALSAKYIGDTKNKENACIANMETREMYNLELLQPDINNEKENFTRFFIVSNKNLICENSEKISVITSTKNESGALMKLLKVFSDYGLNMVNLKSRPKTNKPWEYYFYIDFEGNLEEENVEKALKEIREKSIYLQILGNYKIYNLEI, from the coding sequence ATGAAAAAACTGGATCTGGAAGAAATAAGGAGCAGGATAGATCAGATTGACAGAAAACTGATTGAATTAATAGAAGAAAGACTTGAGATTGTAAGGGAAGTTGCATTATATAAAAAAGAAAATAATATGAAAATATTTGACAGAAAAAGAGAAGAGGAAGTAGTAGATAAGAACCTTTCAAATGTAAAGAATGAGGAACTGAAACATTATATAGAAATTATATTAAAGGATATAATGGATTCGAGCAAGGAATATCAGAAATTTAAGATAGGAAGTTCTAAAGAATATGTAAATAATCTTGATTTTAATGGTAAGAAGCTTGGGTATACAGGTGTTCCCGGTGCATATGCATATGAAGTGATGATTAATCTTCTGAAAAACAGTAAAAGTTTAGATGTCAGTACAGAAGTCAAAGCAGAAGAAATCTTAAGTTTTAATACTCACAGGGAACTTGTAGAAGGAGTTGAAAGCGGAAAGATTGATTTTGCAATTCTTCCGATAGAAAATTCAATAGTAGGGGAAGTGAGGGACAGTATAGATCTTATAAATAAACGTAGTATTTATATTGTTGGAGAAGTGAAGCATAGGATAGAACACAATCTTCTGGGAATTAAAGGAAGTAAAATAGAGGATATTAAAAGGGTTTATTCTCATGAACAGGCACTTATGCAATGTTCAGAATTTTTAGGAAAATATCCTGAATGGGAAAAAGTAAAAATGAATAACACAGCATTAAGCGCTAAATATATAGGAGATACAAAAAATAAGGAAAATGCGTGTATTGCCAATATGGAAACAAGGGAAATGTATAATCTGGAATTACTGCAGCCTGACATAAATAACGAAAAGGAAAATTTTACAAGGTTTTTTATAGTTTCGAATAAAAATCTTATTTGTGAAAACAGTGAAAAAATAAGTGTCATTACAAGTACGAAAAATGAATCGGGAGCTCTTATGAAACTTCTGAAGGTATTTTCAGATTATGGACTGAATATGGTAAATTTAAAGTCGAGACCGAAGACAAATAAACCTTGGGAGTATTATTTCTATATAGACTTTGAAGGAAATCTGGAAGAAGAAAATGTAGAAAAAGCACTGAAAGAAATAAGGGAAAAATCCATATATTTACAAATTTTAGGAAATTATAAGATATATAACTTGGAAATTTAA
- a CDS encoding GNAT family N-acetyltransferase has translation MKKEVTVKKIDKTDFEHLYSIIYQGESPKWKKWNGPYFDDYKVIDYETFLKTEIDFFKSDDVNGIYIDEILVGTVSRYWQDRKTRWLEVGIVIYDSNYWYSGYGSKALKIWTTKTFNDFSELEHVGLTTWSGNISMMKSAEKIGYKLEGRIRKVRYHMNEYFDSIKYGVLREEWESLK, from the coding sequence TTGAAAAAAGAAGTAACTGTAAAAAAAATAGATAAAACTGATTTTGAGCATCTGTATTCAATTATATATCAGGGAGAAAGTCCTAAATGGAAAAAATGGAACGGACCATATTTTGATGATTATAAAGTTATTGACTACGAAACTTTTTTGAAAACTGAAATAGATTTTTTCAAATCTGATGATGTAAATGGAATTTATATTGATGAAATTTTAGTAGGAACAGTAAGCAGATACTGGCAAGACAGAAAAACAAGGTGGCTTGAAGTCGGAATAGTAATTTATGACAGTAATTACTGGTATAGTGGCTATGGGAGCAAAGCTCTTAAAATATGGACAACAAAAACTTTTAATGATTTTTCAGAATTGGAACATGTTGGACTAACAACATGGAGCGGAAATATATCCATGATGAAAAGTGCTGAAAAAATTGGTTATAAACTTGAAGGAAGAATACGAAAAGTAAGATATCATATGAATGAATATTTTGACTCCATAAAATACGGAGTATTAAGGGAAGAATGGGAAAGTTTGAAATAA
- a CDS encoding pseudouridine synthase has protein sequence MRLDRFLANSGVGTRKEVKDILKKRKIKVNDDIILNGSVHIKENEDIVKYNDEIINYKPFVYIMMNKPDGVISATEDKEHKTVIDLLENKYRTYSLFPVGRLDIDTEGLLILTNDGILTHNLLAPNKHVDKKYYVELRDPVTEEAVEKLEGGIELEKDFITKNAKVEIIENSEEPINKKTGERNPSKAYITISEGKYHQVKRMFKAVDNKVEYLKRIQMGSLKLDEKLKIGEYRELTEKELETLKNGK, from the coding sequence ATGAGATTAGATAGATTTTTAGCCAATTCGGGTGTAGGAACGAGAAAAGAAGTCAAAGATATATTAAAAAAAAGAAAAATAAAAGTAAATGATGATATAATATTAAACGGGAGTGTTCATATAAAGGAAAATGAAGATATTGTAAAGTATAATGATGAAATTATAAATTACAAACCTTTTGTATATATAATGATGAACAAGCCTGATGGAGTAATTTCGGCAACAGAAGATAAGGAACATAAGACGGTTATAGATTTACTGGAAAATAAGTACAGAACATATAGCCTTTTTCCTGTAGGTAGACTTGATATAGATACTGAAGGACTTCTGATTCTTACAAATGACGGAATTCTTACTCATAATCTGCTTGCCCCAAATAAACATGTGGACAAAAAGTATTATGTGGAACTGAGAGATCCTGTAACAGAAGAAGCTGTTGAAAAACTTGAAGGAGGAATTGAGCTTGAAAAGGATTTTATCACTAAAAATGCTAAAGTTGAAATAATTGAAAACAGTGAAGAGCCAATAAATAAAAAAACAGGAGAAAGAAATCCGAGCAAAGCTTACATTACCATAAGTGAAGGGAAATATCATCAGGTTAAGAGAATGTTTAAGGCTGTGGATAATAAAGTGGAGTACCTGAAAAGAATTCAGATGGGAAGTCTGAAACTTGACGAAAAACTTAAAATTGGAGAATATAGGGAACTTACTGAAAAAGAACTGGAAACACTAAAAAACGGAAAATAA
- the aroQ gene encoding type II 3-dehydroquinate dehydratase gives MKKIFIINGPNLNFLGIRETGIYGNDNYDSLCSYIQEKFYDKNVKIEIFQSNYEGRIIDILQNAYYEKIDGIIINPGAYTHYSYAIHDAIKAVSIPTVEVHLSDIHKREEFRKISVTAPACVLQIYGKGKEGYVEAVEYLMKYSKK, from the coding sequence ATGAAAAAGATATTTATAATAAACGGTCCAAATTTAAATTTTCTCGGAATAAGGGAAACAGGAATTTATGGAAATGATAATTATGATTCCTTATGCAGTTACATTCAGGAAAAATTTTATGATAAAAATGTGAAAATAGAAATTTTTCAGTCAAATTATGAAGGCAGGATAATAGACATCCTTCAAAATGCATATTATGAAAAAATTGATGGGATTATTATTAATCCGGGAGCTTATACTCATTACAGCTACGCGATTCACGATGCTATAAAAGCGGTTTCTATTCCTACAGTTGAAGTGCATCTGAGTGATATTCATAAAAGAGAGGAATTCAGAAAAATTTCAGTTACAGCTCCTGCATGTGTGTTACAGATATATGGAAAAGGTAAGGAAGGCTATGTGGAAGCAGTTGAATATCTTATGAAATATTCCAAAAAATAG
- a CDS encoding glucose-1-phosphate adenylyltransferase, with the protein MKILAMILAGGRGSRLDILSEKRVKPSVPFGGKFRIIDFALSNCSNSGIYDVALLTQYLPLSLNEHIGSGKPWDFDRRDSGVTMLQPHEKPGGNAWYQGTADAIRQNIEFIKNKKPKYVLILSGDHIYKMNYKWMLADHLKSNAELTIAVQEVPIEEAGRFGIFEVDENKKILNFEEKPAEPKSNLASMGIYIFNTDVLLEYLENMPEEDLDFGKHVIPQMIKEERKVFVHCYDSYWMDVGTYDSYLDANLDLIKKSEEIGINLYDSDWKIYTRSEDLAPVRIGITGSVLNSLICDGCKIEGRVENSVLGPGVTVRKGCTVKNSIVFSGTYIDENTNLDTVIIDKTVYVGKNSILGYGDDYSPNHEKPDLLSRGISVIGKKAILPDGSIIGRNVRIFGGVKLHDGNKFVHSGETIKE; encoded by the coding sequence ATGAAAATTTTAGCTATGATTTTAGCAGGTGGAAGAGGGTCTAGACTTGACATATTGTCTGAAAAGAGAGTTAAACCGAGTGTACCTTTTGGAGGGAAATTTAGAATTATTGATTTTGCATTGAGTAACTGTTCAAATTCAGGGATTTATGATGTAGCATTATTAACACAATATTTACCACTTTCCTTGAATGAACATATAGGTTCAGGAAAACCATGGGATTTTGATAGAAGAGATTCAGGGGTTACAATGCTTCAACCTCATGAAAAACCAGGAGGAAATGCATGGTATCAAGGTACTGCTGATGCAATTAGACAGAACATTGAATTCATTAAGAATAAAAAACCGAAATATGTGTTAATTTTATCTGGGGATCACATTTATAAAATGAATTACAAATGGATGTTGGCTGATCATTTAAAAAGTAATGCTGAACTGACAATTGCAGTTCAGGAAGTACCAATAGAAGAAGCAGGAAGATTTGGAATTTTTGAAGTTGATGAAAACAAAAAAATTCTAAATTTTGAAGAAAAGCCTGCTGAACCTAAAAGCAACCTTGCATCTATGGGAATCTACATTTTCAATACAGATGTACTTCTGGAATATCTGGAAAATATGCCTGAAGAAGATCTAGATTTTGGAAAACATGTTATTCCACAGATGATTAAAGAAGAAAGAAAAGTTTTTGTTCACTGCTATGATAGCTACTGGATGGATGTAGGAACTTATGATTCATATCTTGATGCCAATCTTGATTTGATAAAAAAATCAGAAGAAATAGGAATAAACCTTTATGATTCTGACTGGAAAATTTATACAAGAAGTGAAGATTTGGCACCTGTAAGAATAGGGATAACAGGAAGCGTACTAAATTCATTAATCTGTGATGGTTGTAAAATAGAAGGAAGAGTTGAAAATTCAGTATTGGGGCCTGGAGTAACAGTAAGAAAAGGATGTACTGTTAAGAACAGTATTGTCTTTTCAGGAACTTATATAGATGAAAATACTAATTTAGATACAGTGATTATAGATAAGACTGTTTATGTAGGTAAAAATTCCATATTAGGTTATGGAGATGACTACAGTCCAAATCATGAAAAACCTGATTTATTATCAAGAGGCATAAGCGTAATAGGTAAAAAAGCAATTCTCCCTGATGGTTCTATTATAGGAAGAAATGTAAGAATATTTGGAGGAGTAAAGCTACACGATGGTAATAAATTTGTTCACAGTGGTGAAACAATAAAAGAATAG
- a CDS encoding HAD family phosphatase — MKNKLMDNIDLFIFDMDGILFDTETVYLEYGKKLLKELNYEVTDELVEKTTGLTNEEAKEIYLEEFGRDFPYDEITLKVYNYIIDEAQKGNIALMTGAKEMLEFLSSRGKKMVMGTSADSFMANTLLESKGIKDYFSHIITADDVERGKPDPEVFLRGAGKMNINPSKTMVFEDSINGVKAAYGAGMLPVMIPDKLTPTEDIEDMLYKKFDDFLKVIEYFKTQETKIK, encoded by the coding sequence ATGAAAAATAAATTGATGGATAATATTGATTTATTCATATTTGATATGGATGGAATATTATTCGATACAGAAACAGTCTATTTAGAATATGGAAAAAAGCTTCTAAAGGAGTTAAACTACGAGGTTACAGATGAACTAGTGGAAAAAACGACAGGATTGACTAATGAGGAGGCAAAGGAAATTTATCTGGAGGAATTTGGGAGAGATTTTCCTTATGATGAAATAACTTTAAAAGTCTATAATTACATAATAGACGAAGCGCAGAAAGGAAATATAGCCTTAATGACAGGAGCAAAGGAAATGCTTGAATTTCTTTCTTCAAGAGGGAAAAAAATGGTTATGGGAACATCGGCAGACAGTTTTATGGCTAATACATTACTGGAAAGTAAAGGAATAAAAGACTATTTTAGTCACATAATAACTGCTGATGACGTAGAGAGAGGGAAACCTGATCCCGAAGTATTTTTGCGTGGTGCAGGTAAAATGAATATAAATCCGAGCAAGACCATGGTCTTCGAAGATTCTATAAATGGAGTGAAAGCGGCATATGGTGCAGGTATGTTACCTGTAATGATACCTGATAAACTGACTCCTACTGAAGATATAGAAGACATGCTTTACAAAAAATTTGATGATTTTCTGAAAGTAATAGAATATTTTAAAACACAGGAAACAAAGATAAAATAG
- a CDS encoding HutP family protein, with protein MEFKDNRSVDICRIALKMSISSREEEKRLIKEYAEKKIKVAAVDVGGAIPNARFKFIESTLMAAKRNGIIQDEHIHDGAVIGAIREAMNQIESNINGLSVGGKIGIARDGEHLGVAIFLSVGILQFNEVICAVAHRSIAILPNE; from the coding sequence ATGGAATTTAAAGATAATAGAAGTGTTGATATATGCAGGATTGCTTTGAAAATGTCAATTTCTTCCAGAGAAGAAGAGAAAAGGCTGATAAAGGAATATGCAGAGAAAAAAATAAAAGTTGCAGCCGTTGATGTTGGAGGAGCTATACCTAATGCAAGATTCAAATTTATAGAAAGTACACTGATGGCGGCAAAAAGAAATGGAATTATTCAGGATGAACATATACATGATGGAGCCGTAATAGGAGCTATCAGGGAAGCTATGAATCAAATTGAATCTAATATAAATGGATTAAGTGTTGGCGGAAAGATTGGAATTGCAAGAGATGGAGAACATTTGGGAGTTGCAATATTCCTAAGTGTGGGAATATTACAGTTCAATGAAGTCATATGTGCTGTGGCACATAGATCAATTGCAATTTTACCGAATGAATAA
- the aroE gene encoding shikimate dehydrogenase: MKKLGLLGEKLGHSYSKEIHEIFFKLTGKNASYELIEKEIDILPSFIQELCEGKFDGINVTIPYKTEVMEYMDHISDSAEKIGAVNTITVKNGELIGDNTDYFGFLKTLQLNDINVKDGKVLILGTGGAAKAVYNVLIDEGAKNIYLATISENDSFEIRKGDRLIHYSEIRNVRNVNLIVNCTPVGMYPAINMTPLEDVNMINTDCVVDIIYNPEETVLMKKYMERNVKTVNGLTMLIFQAIKSEEIWNDEKYDDEILQKIYEELSEKLYK, translated from the coding sequence ATGAAAAAATTGGGACTTTTGGGAGAAAAGCTTGGACATAGCTATTCAAAAGAAATTCATGAAATATTTTTTAAACTTACAGGAAAAAATGCGAGTTATGAACTGATTGAAAAAGAAATAGATATTTTACCTTCTTTCATACAGGAACTGTGTGAAGGCAAATTTGACGGGATAAATGTGACAATTCCGTATAAGACTGAAGTGATGGAGTATATGGATCATATATCAGATTCTGCTGAAAAAATAGGGGCAGTAAATACAATAACTGTAAAAAATGGTGAACTTATTGGTGATAATACTGATTATTTTGGATTTTTAAAAACTCTGCAGCTGAATGATATTAATGTGAAAGATGGAAAGGTTCTCATTCTGGGAACAGGTGGAGCGGCAAAGGCTGTATATAATGTTCTTATAGATGAAGGAGCAAAAAATATATATCTGGCCACAATATCTGAAAATGACTCTTTTGAAATAAGAAAAGGGGACAGGCTTATACACTATTCAGAAATAAGAAATGTGAGAAATGTAAACCTGATTGTAAACTGTACACCGGTAGGAATGTATCCTGCAATAAATATGACACCTCTGGAAGATGTGAACATGATAAATACTGACTGTGTAGTGGACATAATATACAATCCTGAAGAAACAGTTCTTATGAAAAAATATATGGAAAGAAATGTAAAGACTGTAAATGGTTTGACAATGCTTATATTTCAGGCAATAAAATCAGAAGAAATATGGAATGATGAAAAATATGATGATGAAATATTACAAAAAATTTATGAAGAATTATCAGAAAAACTCTATAAATAA
- a CDS encoding DUF4250 domain-containing protein, whose amino-acid sequence MFDFENGDINIMLSMINMKLRDEFSSLESFANYYSLSKEEIVKRLGEKGFHYSENENQFKRV is encoded by the coding sequence ATGTTTGATTTTGAAAATGGAGATATAAATATAATGCTCAGCATGATAAATATGAAACTGAGAGATGAATTTTCAAGTCTTGAAAGCTTTGCAAACTACTATTCCCTGTCAAAGGAAGAAATTGTAAAAAGGCTGGGAGAAAAAGGGTTTCACTACAGTGAAAATGAAAATCAGTTTAAAAGAGTGTAG